One genomic region from Jiangella sp. DSM 45060 encodes:
- a CDS encoding SDR family NAD(P)-dependent oxidoreductase, producing the protein MSRSGILGRFDLTGRTALITGAGMGIGRAFAHALGEAGANVAVIDLDPTRAEQVVGELVENGVAALAIGADASDPEQIDAFVAQVVAHFGHLDIAVNNAGINLNSAAEETTLDEWDRVFAVNTRGVFLACQAEARVMFPHGYGKIVNTASMASLIVPHPQKQVSYNVSKGAVVTLTRTLAAEWAPRGIRVNCMSPGIIRTALIEQSPALAPLVDEWVRSIPAGRLGEVEDLQGGIVYLASPASDYMTGHNLVIEGGQTLW; encoded by the coding sequence GTGAGCAGGAGCGGGATCCTCGGCCGGTTCGACCTCACCGGACGCACCGCGTTGATCACCGGCGCCGGCATGGGGATCGGGCGGGCGTTCGCGCACGCCCTCGGCGAGGCCGGCGCGAACGTCGCGGTGATCGACCTCGACCCGACACGTGCGGAGCAGGTCGTCGGTGAGCTCGTGGAGAACGGGGTCGCCGCGCTCGCCATCGGCGCCGACGCCTCGGACCCCGAGCAGATCGACGCCTTCGTCGCCCAGGTCGTCGCGCACTTCGGCCACCTCGACATCGCCGTCAACAACGCTGGGATCAACCTCAACTCGGCGGCGGAGGAGACCACGCTGGACGAGTGGGACCGCGTCTTCGCGGTGAACACCCGGGGCGTGTTCCTCGCCTGCCAGGCCGAGGCGCGGGTGATGTTCCCGCACGGCTACGGCAAGATCGTCAACACCGCGTCGATGGCCTCGCTGATCGTCCCGCACCCGCAGAAGCAGGTCTCGTACAACGTGTCCAAGGGCGCCGTCGTCACGCTCACCCGCACGCTGGCCGCCGAGTGGGCGCCGCGCGGCATCCGGGTGAACTGCATGTCGCCGGGGATCATCAGGACCGCGCTGATCGAGCAGTCGCCCGCCCTCGCCCCGCTCGTCGACGAGTGGGTGCGCTCGATACCGGCCGGCCGGCTGGGTGAGGTCGAGGACCTCCAGGGCGGCATCGTGTACCTCGCCAGCCCCGCGTCGGACTACATGACCGGCCACAACCTGGTGATCGAGGGCGGCCAGACCCTCTGGTGA
- a CDS encoding HpcH/HpaI aldolase/citrate lyase family protein: protein MPDPNRSRSFADRLRDRDPVLGLIVKMPNPALVEQARYLGFDLVVIDTEHGAGDDLLLEHHLRAAGSAGIDALVRVGSNSPLDILRALDAGAAGVIVPHVADAAAAGEAVASAHYPPRGRRGLAVSTRGGRYGDEPIDEYLARVAAQTVVVVQVEDEAGVRNAAEVVATPGVDGVWVGPGDLSASLGFPGQGDHPRVRAAVEQVVAEVVRGERTAAAVLVKSAHEIKEWHALGASMFLITSIDLFGRAARELVAAAGALDGARHDVKEAAQ from the coding sequence GTGCCTGACCCGAACCGCAGCCGTTCGTTCGCGGACCGCCTCCGGGACCGCGACCCGGTGCTCGGGCTGATCGTCAAGATGCCCAACCCCGCGCTGGTCGAGCAGGCCCGATACCTCGGGTTCGACCTGGTGGTGATCGACACCGAGCACGGGGCCGGTGACGATCTGCTGCTCGAGCACCACCTGCGCGCCGCCGGCAGCGCCGGCATCGACGCGCTGGTCCGAGTCGGGTCGAACTCCCCGCTCGACATCCTCCGGGCGCTCGACGCGGGCGCCGCCGGGGTGATCGTCCCGCATGTCGCCGACGCCGCGGCGGCCGGCGAGGCGGTCGCCAGCGCCCACTACCCGCCGCGCGGCCGACGGGGTCTCGCGGTGAGCACCCGTGGCGGGCGGTACGGCGACGAGCCGATCGACGAGTACCTCGCCCGGGTCGCCGCACAGACCGTCGTCGTCGTGCAGGTCGAGGACGAGGCCGGGGTGCGCAACGCCGCCGAGGTGGTCGCGACTCCCGGCGTCGACGGCGTCTGGGTGGGGCCGGGCGACCTGTCCGCGTCGCTCGGCTTCCCCGGGCAGGGCGACCACCCGCGGGTCCGCGCCGCCGTCGAACAGGTCGTCGCCGAGGTCGTCCGCGGTGAGCGGACCGCGGCGGCGGTGCTGGTCAAGTCCGCACATGAGATCAAGGAATGGCACGCTCTGGGTGCGTCGATGTTCCTCATCACCTCGATCGACCTGTTCGGCCGGGCCGCCCGCGAGCTCGTGGCGGCGGCCGGTGCTCTGGACGGCGCCCGTCACGACGTCAAGGAGGCAGCACAGTGA
- a CDS encoding four-carbon acid sugar kinase family protein, which translates to MTRPAVTIAELDRPPTARREADDLAAVRAAAARRRTWTVVIDDDPTGTQCVRDVPVVMGEWTAADLDWAARGHDLAFVLTNSRALPASEASRVTSHAATAAGRAGERLGRPVRYVSRSDSTLRGHVREEVAAVRAAAGAPRQQRVVFAPAFVEAGRVTARGVQWVGDGVLVPAAATEYAADPAFGYDDVDLAAWVHGRLRDDVTRVRVLDLALLRDGSGPERVRDELRRGHHDDVWIAEAVTGGDLAALAAGCALAEDDGLRVVYRTGPTAVRALAGRPLPQPWPGRAGPATSGLVVVGSHTGLTNAQVDELRRSRPVSLVELDAGVVADGDDAAREAEIGRAHAAVRAAVPSVTTVLRTSRQVVAGADPIATSGRVAAALTETVRRIAERTELGFLVAKGGITSHDVPARALGATRAVVLGQLFPGMVPVWRLLDGSRPELPYVVFPGNVGDRTSLAVTVTRLAEGDRSA; encoded by the coding sequence ATGACTAGGCCGGCGGTGACGATCGCCGAGCTGGACCGGCCGCCCACAGCACGGCGCGAGGCGGACGACCTGGCGGCCGTGCGGGCCGCCGCGGCGCGGCGGCGCACCTGGACGGTCGTGATCGACGACGACCCCACCGGCACCCAGTGCGTCCGCGACGTGCCGGTCGTCATGGGGGAGTGGACCGCGGCCGACCTCGACTGGGCGGCGCGGGGCCACGACCTCGCCTTCGTGCTGACCAACAGCCGCGCGCTGCCCGCGTCCGAGGCGAGCCGGGTGACGTCGCACGCGGCGACGGCGGCCGGCCGGGCCGGCGAGCGGCTCGGCCGTCCGGTGCGGTACGTGAGCCGCAGCGACTCGACCCTGCGCGGCCACGTCCGCGAGGAGGTGGCGGCCGTCCGGGCGGCGGCCGGCGCCCCGCGGCAGCAGCGGGTCGTCTTCGCGCCGGCGTTCGTCGAGGCCGGCCGGGTCACCGCTCGCGGCGTGCAGTGGGTCGGCGACGGCGTGCTGGTCCCGGCCGCCGCCACCGAGTACGCCGCTGACCCGGCGTTCGGCTACGACGACGTGGACCTGGCCGCCTGGGTGCACGGCCGGCTGCGCGACGACGTCACCCGGGTGCGGGTGCTGGACCTGGCGCTGCTGCGCGACGGGTCCGGCCCCGAGCGGGTCCGCGACGAACTGCGTCGCGGACACCACGACGACGTCTGGATCGCCGAGGCGGTGACCGGCGGCGACCTCGCCGCGCTGGCCGCCGGCTGCGCGCTGGCCGAGGACGACGGCCTGCGGGTCGTCTACCGGACCGGCCCCACGGCCGTCCGGGCCCTCGCCGGGCGGCCGCTGCCGCAGCCGTGGCCGGGCCGCGCCGGGCCGGCGACCAGCGGGCTGGTCGTGGTCGGCAGCCACACCGGGCTCACCAACGCCCAGGTGGACGAGTTGCGGCGGAGCCGGCCGGTGTCGCTCGTCGAGCTCGACGCCGGGGTGGTCGCCGACGGCGACGACGCGGCGCGGGAGGCCGAGATCGGGCGGGCGCACGCCGCCGTCCGGGCCGCCGTGCCGTCGGTCACGACGGTGCTGCGGACGTCCCGGCAGGTCGTCGCCGGCGCGGACCCGATCGCCACCAGCGGGCGGGTGGCCGCCGCCCTCACCGAGACGGTGCGCCGGATCGCCGAGCGGACGGAGCTGGGCTTCCTCGTCGCCAAGGGCGGCATCACCTCGCACGACGTCCCCGCGCGGGCGCTCGGCGCGACCCGGGCCGTCGTCCTCGGCCAGCTGTTCCCCGGGATGGTGCCGGTGTGGCGGCTGCTCGACGGCTCCCGGCCGGAGCTGCCCTACGTCGTGTTCCCCGGCAACGTCGGCGACCGCACCAGCCTCGCGGTCACCGTCACCCGGCTCGCAGAAGGAGACCGCAGTGCCTGA
- a CDS encoding Xaa-Pro peptidase family protein gives MADRSSHRPPGGQVSAPFATERLDELLREAGVDVVLATTRHNVQYLLGGYRYFFFAGMDAIGVSRYLPVVGYVAGRPEDSFYVGCGNEDWGTDVQPLWVGELQNVSWSSLDSARAAAAAVARRGAATGRIAVEYAFIPADALDELRRELPDAEFVDAHPILESLRGQKSAAELALVRRASEGIIDSMLATFATVRPGLTRHQIVEEFRRQQTSRGLVFDYCLIATGPSLNRAPSQEPWRPGTVLSLDSGGMYDGYIGDLARMAVHGEPTERMVELMAEIEHVQQRVRTVVRAGNPGSAIYDMAADLVAASPHAATMTFLAHGMGLITHEVPRLTATGPVPYPADHAHTPLAEGNVLSIETWIEDPVVGFVKLEDTLIVTADGYEAPGDIGRGYTVVHD, from the coding sequence ATGGCTGACCGATCGTCGCACCGTCCACCAGGAGGCCAGGTGTCCGCACCGTTCGCGACCGAGCGACTCGACGAGCTGCTGCGGGAGGCCGGTGTCGACGTCGTCCTCGCGACCACGCGGCACAACGTCCAGTACCTGCTCGGCGGCTACCGCTACTTCTTCTTCGCCGGCATGGACGCCATCGGGGTCAGCCGCTACCTGCCCGTCGTCGGGTACGTCGCGGGCCGGCCGGAGGACTCCTTCTACGTCGGCTGCGGCAACGAGGACTGGGGCACCGACGTCCAACCGCTCTGGGTCGGCGAGCTCCAGAACGTGAGCTGGTCCAGCCTCGACTCGGCCCGCGCGGCGGCCGCCGCGGTCGCCCGCCGCGGCGCCGCGACCGGGCGCATCGCCGTCGAGTACGCGTTCATTCCCGCCGACGCGCTGGACGAGCTGCGGCGCGAGCTTCCGGACGCCGAGTTCGTCGACGCGCACCCGATCCTGGAGTCGCTGCGCGGTCAGAAGTCCGCCGCGGAACTGGCGCTGGTCCGGAGGGCGTCGGAGGGGATCATCGACTCGATGCTGGCGACCTTCGCCACGGTGCGCCCGGGCCTCACGAGGCACCAGATCGTGGAGGAGTTCCGCCGCCAGCAGACCAGCCGCGGGCTGGTCTTCGACTACTGCCTGATCGCCACCGGCCCGAGCCTCAACCGGGCGCCGTCGCAGGAGCCCTGGCGCCCCGGCACGGTGCTCTCGCTCGACAGCGGCGGCATGTACGACGGCTACATCGGCGACCTCGCCCGGATGGCCGTCCACGGGGAGCCGACCGAGCGCATGGTCGAGCTGATGGCCGAGATCGAGCACGTCCAGCAACGGGTCCGGACCGTGGTCCGGGCCGGGAACCCGGGGTCGGCGATCTACGACATGGCGGCCGACCTGGTGGCGGCCAGCCCGCACGCCGCGACCATGACGTTCCTGGCGCACGGCATGGGCCTGATCACCCACGAGGTGCCGCGGCTGACGGCGACCGGCCCGGTGCCCTACCCGGCGGACCACGCGCACACCCCGCTGGCCGAGGGCAACGTGCTGTCCATCGAGACCTGGATCGAGGATCCGGTGGTCGGCTTCGTGAAGCTGGAGGACACGCTCATCGTGACGGCGGACGGGTACGAGGCGCCCGGGGACATCGGCCGCGGCTACACGGTCGTCCATGACTAG
- a CDS encoding sugar ABC transporter substrate-binding protein: MRTATAVICAGAVAGGLAACSARGEAAKDAEIKVMYLLPTLNDEAYSREAAGARAEADRLGITVDVQAGPQRRDPSPIIAKVEDAITQRFDVIVVDPGEYAAQLSPVLNKAEEAGIDVISMIQEIPDLEPTVHIAYDESAGYRAAGEYMGELLPEGGELGVIGCGIGNAQMDGRRSAFAEGLPANITQVQIGETQCDPTKARKLTENMLTAHPELAGIFSDTDIALLGGIEALRAAGTDLAVIGGDGQTANLELISNGEIQDASTSYPSEIFGATAIQVAGRLAAGEDVATVCAIPSQPLITADTAAQVLALIEEIEAGTAQPEAPDCTENHG; encoded by the coding sequence ATGAGAACCGCAACGGCGGTCATCTGCGCCGGCGCCGTGGCCGGCGGCCTGGCCGCGTGTTCCGCGCGCGGTGAGGCGGCGAAGGACGCCGAGATCAAGGTCATGTACCTGCTCCCGACGCTCAACGACGAGGCGTACAGCCGCGAGGCGGCCGGCGCCCGCGCCGAGGCCGACCGCCTGGGCATCACCGTCGACGTCCAGGCCGGCCCGCAGCGGCGCGACCCGTCGCCGATCATCGCGAAGGTCGAGGACGCCATCACCCAGCGCTTCGACGTCATCGTCGTCGACCCCGGCGAGTACGCGGCGCAGCTGTCGCCCGTCCTGAACAAGGCCGAGGAAGCCGGGATCGACGTGATCTCGATGATCCAGGAGATCCCCGACCTCGAGCCGACGGTGCACATCGCCTACGACGAGTCCGCCGGCTACCGGGCCGCGGGGGAGTACATGGGCGAGCTGCTGCCCGAGGGCGGCGAGCTGGGCGTGATCGGCTGCGGGATCGGCAACGCACAGATGGACGGGCGGCGCTCCGCGTTCGCGGAAGGGCTGCCGGCGAACATCACCCAGGTCCAGATCGGCGAGACCCAGTGCGACCCGACCAAGGCGCGCAAGCTCACCGAGAACATGCTGACCGCCCATCCGGAGCTGGCCGGCATCTTCAGCGACACCGACATCGCGCTGCTCGGCGGGATCGAGGCGCTGCGCGCCGCCGGCACGGACCTGGCGGTCATCGGCGGCGACGGGCAGACGGCCAACCTGGAGCTGATCTCGAACGGCGAGATCCAGGACGCCAGCACCAGCTATCCGAGCGAGATCTTCGGCGCGACGGCGATCCAGGTGGCCGGCCGGCTCGCCGCCGGCGAAGACGTGGCCACCGTCTGCGCGATCCCCTCGCAGCCGCTGATCACCGCGGACACCGCCGCGCAGGTGCTGGCGCTGATCGAGGAGATCGAGGCCGGCACCGCGCAACCCGAGGCGCCCGACTGCACGGAGAACCATGGCTGA
- a CDS encoding ATP-binding cassette domain-containing protein, with protein MSPATTTTPLLQITGAYKTFGHVTALNGVDFQLHQGEIVALLGDNGAGKSTLVKVIAGVHQLDAGELRIDGEAAHFRSPADSRDAGIETVYQDLAVFDNLDVLANMFMGREHRTPRWLGPLGYLRNRQMLAAWKAASAELKVTIPDPRQPIGLMSGGQRQAVAVARAAAFASRVVVLDEPTAALGIRESRQVIELVRSLPERGMSVVLISHNMEHVLQIADRATVLRQGRVVGNAAASKENEHRLVSMIVGSPQH; from the coding sequence ATGAGCCCGGCGACGACGACCACGCCGTTGCTGCAGATCACCGGGGCGTACAAGACGTTCGGCCACGTCACCGCATTGAACGGCGTCGACTTCCAGCTCCACCAGGGCGAGATCGTCGCGCTGCTCGGCGACAACGGGGCCGGGAAGTCGACCTTGGTCAAGGTCATCGCCGGCGTGCACCAGCTGGACGCGGGCGAACTGCGCATCGACGGCGAGGCGGCGCACTTCCGCAGCCCCGCGGACTCGCGCGACGCCGGGATCGAGACCGTCTACCAGGATCTCGCGGTCTTCGACAACCTCGACGTCCTCGCCAACATGTTCATGGGCCGCGAGCACCGAACACCGCGCTGGCTCGGGCCACTGGGCTACCTGCGCAACCGTCAGATGCTGGCGGCTTGGAAGGCGGCGTCGGCCGAGCTCAAGGTCACCATCCCCGACCCGCGCCAGCCGATCGGCCTGATGTCCGGCGGCCAGCGGCAGGCCGTGGCGGTGGCCCGGGCGGCGGCGTTCGCCAGCCGGGTCGTCGTGCTGGACGAGCCCACCGCGGCGCTCGGCATCCGGGAGAGCCGGCAGGTGATCGAGCTGGTGCGGTCGCTGCCGGAACGGGGGATGTCGGTCGTCCTGATCTCCCACAACATGGAGCACGTCCTCCAGATCGCCGACCGGGCCACCGTCCTGCGGCAGGGACGGGTCGTCGGGAACGCCGCCGCCAGCAAGGAGAACGAGCACCGGCTCGTCTCGATGATCGTCGGATCGCCGCAACACTAA
- a CDS encoding ABC transporter permease, with product MIRAFIERRSDPGTDHAPAPPGDGRQAASARLLLAVIRLGPTLLLAILAVVFTVASPYFLTSGNLQNLGAQSSIVMALALGQLIVVLIRGIDISVGSVIGFSVVFAAVVGGTGNGWQFLLLALLGGALIGTINGAVIVWGRLPQPFIVTLATLGAAAGAAQLLTDGTAVVGLPDLITTIGGGELGPVPTPVLLVGVLGLLLWYVTTRTQWGRWLYALGGNPEGATRMGLPVGRITMAAFVISGVTAACAGIIAAGRTNTATPLAGTGAELDSIIAVVIGGASLFGGRGTVVNVLVGALILGTIRNGLDLLGVSPYMQQVAVGVIVLAALELDVIRRRLEERVKRLTALEVER from the coding sequence TTGATCCGAGCGTTCATCGAGCGTCGCTCCGACCCAGGCACCGACCACGCGCCCGCACCACCGGGCGACGGCCGGCAGGCCGCCTCCGCGCGGCTGCTGCTGGCGGTGATCCGTCTGGGCCCGACGCTGCTGCTGGCGATCCTCGCGGTGGTCTTCACCGTGGCGTCGCCGTACTTCCTGACCTCCGGCAACCTGCAGAACCTCGGCGCGCAGAGCTCGATCGTGATGGCTCTGGCGCTCGGCCAGCTGATCGTCGTGCTCATCAGGGGCATCGACATCTCGGTCGGCTCCGTCATCGGGTTCTCGGTCGTGTTCGCCGCCGTCGTGGGCGGCACCGGCAACGGCTGGCAGTTCCTCCTGCTCGCACTGCTCGGTGGGGCGTTGATCGGGACGATCAACGGCGCCGTGATCGTGTGGGGCCGGCTGCCGCAGCCCTTCATCGTCACGCTGGCCACGCTCGGCGCGGCGGCCGGAGCGGCGCAGCTGCTCACCGACGGCACCGCCGTCGTCGGCCTGCCGGACCTGATCACGACGATCGGCGGCGGCGAGCTCGGCCCGGTGCCGACGCCGGTGCTGCTCGTCGGCGTCCTCGGGCTGCTGCTCTGGTACGTCACGACCCGGACGCAGTGGGGCCGGTGGCTCTACGCGCTGGGCGGCAACCCGGAGGGCGCCACGCGGATGGGTCTGCCGGTCGGTCGCATCACGATGGCGGCGTTCGTCATCTCAGGGGTCACCGCGGCGTGCGCCGGGATCATCGCGGCCGGACGCACCAACACCGCGACCCCGCTGGCCGGGACGGGCGCCGAGCTGGACTCGATCATCGCCGTCGTCATCGGCGGCGCGAGCCTCTTCGGTGGCCGCGGGACCGTCGTGAACGTGCTGGTCGGAGCCCTGATCCTCGGCACCATCCGCAACGGCCTGGACCTGCTCGGCGTCAGCCCGTACATGCAGCAGGTCGCCGTCGGCGTCATCGTCCTCGCCGCGCTCGAGCTCGACGTGATCCGCAGGCGGCTGGAGGAACGCGTGAAGCGGCTGACCGCGCTGGAGGTGGAACGATGA